From a single Spongiibacter taiwanensis genomic region:
- a CDS encoding DUF1826 domain-containing protein encodes MLKRSETKSADGVPIPLCERVPASRHAVFSHAAEGLADIYDVQVNLAVWRRSLSASVKKNGEALLTDPRFTGERVALPTSKLGELGEALPSLARFPHLKNDIQLLAEMFTTLFELKAIGLRLTPLTSSMCPRFHVDRVPCRLIATYAGGGSEWLPHHCIDRSKLGAGSQGLSDEDSGLFPEIASIQSLAAGDVALLKGEMWEGNEGAGLVHRSPAVAPGDKRLLLTLDFN; translated from the coding sequence ATGCTTAAGCGCAGTGAAACAAAGTCGGCTGACGGTGTGCCGATTCCCTTGTGTGAGAGAGTGCCTGCGAGCCGTCATGCTGTGTTTAGTCACGCCGCTGAGGGGCTGGCAGACATTTACGATGTCCAGGTTAATTTAGCGGTCTGGCGGCGGTCGCTGTCTGCGTCGGTCAAGAAAAACGGCGAGGCGCTGCTGACGGATCCGCGCTTTACGGGGGAGAGGGTGGCCCTGCCCACCAGCAAACTCGGTGAGTTGGGTGAGGCATTGCCATCGCTGGCGCGTTTTCCTCATCTTAAAAATGACATCCAGTTATTAGCAGAGATGTTCACCACGCTTTTTGAACTTAAGGCCATTGGGCTGCGCCTGACGCCGCTTACCAGCAGTATGTGTCCCCGATTTCATGTCGACAGGGTGCCCTGCCGTTTGATCGCCACCTATGCGGGGGGCGGCAGCGAGTGGCTTCCTCATCACTGCATTGACCGCAGCAAGCTTGGCGCGGGAAGCCAGGGCCTTAGTGATGAGGACAGTGGCCTGTTCCCAGAGATTGCCAGTATTCAATCCTTGGCAGCGGGGGACGTCGCCCTGCTCAAAGGGGAAATGTGGGAAGGCAACGAAGGGGCGGGGCTGGTCCACCGGTCTCCCGCTGTTGCGCCCGGTGACAAACGGCTGCTACTTACCCTTGATTTTAACTAA
- a CDS encoding TonB-dependent receptor: protein MKHTPGALALITLATLAGLAASGMAHALSGTVTDAKGQPISNVEIEVVGSALQTRTNAAGQFSLDTGDAVVEELHINASGYSHKTLHLESGKLDGLQVALKRSVIEQVDVTALPIHASIMESAQPVTVVSGDDLRRKQAATLGETLKNEVGVHSSYFGPVSSSPIIRGLNGPRVLITQNGLDVSDASRVGPDHVVATEASTAEQIEILRGPATLFYGSGAIGGVVNVVDDRVPSSSEAKGAFSLGHNTVADEDEASMAYTGGNDHVAIHVDGFWRDGGDYDIPGIAVLETEEEHEEEGHEEHRSGVLESSASESKGFNIGGSLLLDNGYVGLSYGRLERVNGIPGHGHAGEDEGEHEGEAHEEVGVVSDFEQNRLQLISELALDTAWLSGVNTRIGYTDYQHAEIEAGAVGTVFGNETLQARVDLILQEFAGWRGALSLEAKTSEFEATGEEAFTPPNKTDSYAIAVMQEKHVGDFLWQLGARVEKVSLEADPIAFGHDEDDLLYFDDLDFDPYSLSAGVVWDFAEDYNLGVSLTHAQRAPSASELFSYGAHIGTNSFEVGALFWLHDGEHPHFHDGNDVEEEVSNNIDISLRKHAGNVGWVVNLFYNKVDNFYYERNTGYTNEDIEGHEHEEEEGHDHEEHEHEHGVLPVYVFEQADATLYGIEAQMAWQFADPFTLTLWGDSIRGKLDDGGNLPRIPPARIGGELRFEQMGWQAEIGVVHYFDQNSNADLETETEGYTLVDAELAYTFSVNASDLTVYLKGSNLTDEEARVHSSFLKNQAPLPGRGISVGLRGTF, encoded by the coding sequence ATGAAACACACACCGGGCGCACTTGCCCTTATCACCTTAGCCACGCTGGCCGGTCTGGCGGCATCCGGTATGGCGCATGCCTTGTCGGGTACCGTCACCGATGCCAAGGGGCAGCCGATCAGCAATGTCGAAATTGAAGTGGTGGGCAGCGCCCTGCAAACCCGCACCAATGCTGCCGGGCAATTCAGCCTGGATACCGGCGATGCGGTGGTAGAGGAGCTACACATCAATGCCTCGGGCTATAGCCATAAAACCCTACATCTGGAGAGCGGCAAGCTTGATGGTCTGCAGGTCGCTTTGAAGCGTTCGGTGATCGAGCAGGTTGACGTTACGGCCTTGCCCATTCATGCCTCTATTATGGAATCTGCCCAGCCCGTGACGGTTGTTTCAGGGGATGATCTGCGCCGCAAGCAGGCGGCCACCCTGGGCGAAACCCTCAAGAACGAAGTGGGTGTGCATTCCAGTTATTTTGGGCCCGTGTCCAGCAGCCCGATTATTCGCGGCTTGAACGGTCCCCGGGTGTTGATCACCCAAAACGGCCTGGATGTAAGTGATGCTTCCCGGGTCGGGCCGGACCACGTAGTGGCCACCGAGGCGAGCACCGCTGAGCAGATCGAGATTCTGCGCGGCCCGGCCACCCTGTTCTACGGCTCTGGTGCCATTGGTGGGGTGGTGAATGTGGTGGACGACCGGGTGCCATCCTCCAGTGAAGCAAAGGGCGCCTTCTCGCTGGGACACAACACCGTGGCGGACGAAGACGAGGCCTCCATGGCCTACACCGGTGGTAATGATCACGTTGCTATTCACGTTGATGGTTTTTGGCGCGATGGTGGCGACTACGACATCCCCGGTATTGCCGTGCTGGAAACCGAAGAAGAACACGAGGAAGAAGGGCATGAAGAACATCGCAGTGGCGTGTTGGAAAGCAGTGCCTCGGAAAGTAAAGGCTTCAACATCGGCGGTAGCCTGTTGCTAGACAATGGCTATGTGGGGCTGTCCTACGGTCGCCTGGAGCGGGTTAATGGCATTCCCGGTCACGGCCATGCTGGAGAAGATGAGGGTGAGCATGAGGGCGAAGCGCACGAAGAGGTCGGTGTGGTTTCTGACTTTGAGCAGAATCGTCTCCAGCTAATTAGTGAGTTGGCGTTGGACACCGCCTGGCTCAGCGGCGTGAACACCCGCATCGGCTACACCGATTACCAACACGCTGAAATCGAAGCAGGCGCAGTTGGGACTGTGTTCGGTAATGAGACTCTGCAGGCCCGGGTTGACCTGATTCTGCAGGAATTTGCCGGTTGGCGGGGTGCCTTGTCGCTCGAAGCGAAAACGTCAGAATTTGAGGCCACCGGTGAGGAGGCCTTCACGCCGCCGAACAAAACTGATAGTTACGCCATTGCCGTGATGCAGGAAAAACATGTGGGCGATTTCCTGTGGCAGCTTGGTGCGCGGGTTGAAAAAGTCAGCCTGGAGGCGGACCCCATCGCCTTTGGCCACGATGAAGATGACTTGCTGTACTTTGATGATCTGGACTTTGATCCTTACAGCCTGTCGGCCGGCGTGGTGTGGGATTTTGCCGAGGACTACAACCTCGGTGTGTCGCTGACCCATGCCCAGCGCGCACCCAGTGCCTCAGAGCTGTTTTCCTATGGTGCCCATATCGGTACCAACAGCTTTGAAGTGGGTGCCCTGTTCTGGCTGCACGATGGCGAGCATCCCCATTTTCACGATGGCAATGATGTTGAAGAGGAAGTCTCCAACAATATCGACATCAGTTTGCGCAAACACGCTGGCAATGTCGGCTGGGTGGTGAATCTGTTCTACAACAAGGTGGACAACTTCTACTACGAGCGTAATACCGGCTACACCAACGAGGACATTGAAGGTCACGAGCACGAAGAGGAAGAAGGCCACGACCACGAGGAGCATGAGCACGAACATGGCGTGCTACCGGTGTACGTTTTTGAACAGGCCGATGCCACCCTTTACGGCATCGAGGCGCAAATGGCCTGGCAGTTTGCTGACCCTTTCACCCTGACCCTCTGGGGCGACAGCATTCGCGGCAAACTGGATGATGGCGGCAACCTGCCTCGCATTCCGCCGGCGCGGATAGGTGGTGAGCTGCGATTTGAACAAATGGGCTGGCAGGCTGAGATTGGTGTGGTGCATTACTTTGATCAAAACAGCAACGCCGATCTGGAAACCGAAACGGAGGGTTACACCCTGGTGGATGCAGAATTGGCCTACACCTTCAGCGTGAATGCTAGTGACCTCACCGTTTATCTCAAAGGCAGCAACCTGACGGATGAAGAGGCGCGGGTGCATTCCTCCTTCCTGAAGAATCAAGCGCCGCTGCCAGGTCGCGGCATCAGCGTAGGTTTGCGCGGCACCTTCTAA
- a CDS encoding DUF2796 domain-containing protein, giving the protein MMILRRDGWPILLLFLGSLLGMVSGLAQADAGEGHHQGHSHEAHVHGVAELLIALEGEQLNIELHSPAMNLLGFEQRAQNPEQKAELVRVRGLLADAERLFQLESGRCQLLEHAVDFGGVGADASEHDEHEHDPEVGHAQAKHSDIQAGYRYRCEQPDKLLSFVTDIPALFPGVASLQVQWIAGSRQGAATLDNNHRHVRFR; this is encoded by the coding sequence ATGATGATTCTGCGACGCGATGGTTGGCCGATATTGCTGCTGTTTCTGGGATCATTACTGGGCATGGTCTCTGGGCTGGCTCAAGCCGACGCCGGCGAGGGGCATCACCAGGGGCATTCCCATGAAGCCCATGTGCACGGTGTCGCGGAGCTGCTGATTGCGCTGGAAGGGGAGCAGCTCAATATTGAGTTGCATTCCCCGGCCATGAATTTATTGGGCTTTGAGCAGCGTGCCCAAAACCCGGAGCAAAAGGCGGAGCTGGTTCGTGTGCGCGGCCTGTTGGCCGATGCTGAAAGGCTGTTTCAGCTTGAAAGCGGGCGCTGTCAGCTGCTTGAACATGCGGTTGATTTTGGTGGTGTTGGCGCGGATGCCTCTGAACATGACGAGCACGAGCACGATCCTGAGGTTGGCCACGCGCAGGCCAAGCACAGCGATATTCAGGCTGGCTATCGATACCGTTGTGAGCAGCCCGATAAGCTCCTTTCATTTGTCACCGATATTCCGGCACTTTTCCCGGGGGTCGCGTCATTGCAAGTGCAGTGGATAGCAGGCAGTCGACAGGGCGCGGCAACACTGGATAATAACCACCGTCACGTTCGTTTCAGGTAG
- a CDS encoding Fur family transcriptional regulator, with the protein MNKINQILENAEASCAATGARLTVKRKRILTGLLQSEKAQSAYELIDYMQKEFGESLPPTTVYRILDFLASENLVHKLHLANKYVACSHISCDHAHEVPQFLICDECGNVKEIGIKKTLINTLRRNVEDSGYVLKSPQLELHCLCQDCAHQAA; encoded by the coding sequence ATGAATAAAATCAACCAGATTCTTGAGAACGCTGAAGCCAGCTGCGCCGCCACGGGCGCCCGGCTCACGGTAAAGCGCAAGCGCATCCTCACCGGGCTTCTGCAATCCGAAAAGGCGCAATCGGCCTACGAACTGATTGATTATATGCAAAAGGAATTTGGCGAATCCCTGCCGCCCACTACGGTGTATCGGATTCTTGATTTTCTGGCCAGCGAAAACCTGGTGCACAAGCTGCACCTGGCCAATAAATATGTGGCCTGTTCCCACATCAGCTGCGATCACGCCCATGAGGTGCCGCAATTTTTGATTTGCGACGAGTGCGGCAATGTAAAGGAAATTGGCATCAAGAAAACCCTGATTAATACGCTTCGGCGCAACGTCGAAGACTCTGGTTATGTTCTCAAAAGCCCCCAACTGGAGCTGCACTGCCTCTGCCAGGACTGCGCTCACCAAGCCGCCTGA
- a CDS encoding MerC domain-containing protein translates to MTPSSTQLDKAAIGLSLFCAVHCLLLPVAIIVLPALAATNMDDAHFHQWMLLAVLPTSALALTLGCRQHRERGVAVLGAFGLLLLVAGAFIGHDQLGEIGETVATLMGAAFLSLSHWRNHRLCNQRRCDCHHQ, encoded by the coding sequence GTGACACCCTCATCGACTCAGCTTGATAAAGCGGCTATTGGCCTTTCGCTCTTTTGCGCCGTGCACTGCCTGCTACTGCCGGTGGCCATTATCGTGTTACCTGCATTGGCCGCCACCAATATGGATGATGCGCATTTCCATCAGTGGATGCTGTTGGCGGTACTGCCAACCAGCGCGCTGGCACTCACGCTTGGCTGTCGTCAACATCGTGAGCGAGGGGTTGCCGTATTGGGTGCGTTCGGCTTACTTTTGTTGGTAGCCGGTGCTTTTATCGGCCACGACCAGCTGGGCGAAATAGGTGAAACGGTCGCCACCTTAATGGGCGCTGCTTTTCTATCGCTCAGTCACTGGCGTAATCACCGTTTGTGCAACCAGCGGCGCTGCGACTGTCACCACCAGTAG
- a CDS encoding CobW family GTP-binding protein, with protein sequence MDKLSAIPTNVITGFLGVGKSTAILHLLKQKPDNERWAILVNEFGEVGIDGNLIRGSESEAAGVFIREVPGGCMCCAAGLPMQIALNRLLTHARPHRLLIEPTGLGHPQEVLAVLSAEHYRTVLDLRATITLVDARKVASPRYTEHATFNQQLAIADVIVANKADQYQTDDFPALLDFLELRFGEQQLGLNSKSVFQVSHGELALEWLAAPASEHQRDSHHHHHGEHGDQQNSVEDLPPVAIPEAGFVCIDNQGEGFVSRGWVFSPDWVFDARRLYNLLVEVDAERIKGLFITEDGIKAFNKADGVVTEYELDDCLDSRIECIALEQSALTDMESALFDCVVHKAPAVEQG encoded by the coding sequence ATGGACAAGCTCAGCGCCATTCCCACCAATGTGATTACCGGGTTCTTGGGGGTGGGTAAGTCAACCGCCATTCTGCACCTGCTCAAACAAAAGCCCGACAACGAACGCTGGGCCATTCTGGTCAACGAATTTGGTGAAGTCGGTATTGATGGCAATCTGATCAGGGGCAGCGAGAGCGAAGCCGCTGGGGTATTTATCCGAGAGGTGCCTGGCGGCTGTATGTGCTGTGCGGCGGGTCTGCCGATGCAGATCGCTTTGAACCGGCTGCTGACCCACGCCCGGCCCCATCGTCTGTTGATCGAGCCAACCGGTTTAGGGCATCCGCAAGAGGTGCTGGCGGTGCTGTCTGCCGAGCACTACCGAACGGTGCTGGATTTGCGCGCCACGATTACTCTGGTAGATGCCCGTAAGGTGGCCTCGCCGCGTTACACCGAGCATGCAACCTTTAATCAGCAACTGGCGATTGCCGATGTGATTGTGGCCAACAAGGCCGACCAGTATCAGACGGATGACTTCCCCGCCTTACTGGATTTTCTGGAATTGCGTTTTGGCGAGCAGCAACTGGGGCTCAATAGTAAATCGGTGTTTCAGGTGAGCCACGGGGAGCTAGCGCTGGAGTGGCTCGCCGCACCGGCAAGTGAACATCAACGTGATAGCCACCATCATCACCACGGCGAACACGGTGATCAGCAAAATAGTGTGGAAGATCTTCCGCCGGTCGCCATTCCAGAAGCCGGCTTTGTCTGCATTGATAATCAGGGGGAAGGCTTTGTTAGTCGCGGCTGGGTGTTTTCACCGGACTGGGTGTTTGATGCGCGCAGGCTCTATAACCTGCTCGTTGAGGTAGATGCTGAACGGATCAAAGGGCTGTTTATCACCGAAGATGGCATAAAGGCTTTTAACAAAGCCGATGGCGTGGTGACCGAATATGAGTTGGACGACTGCCTGGACAGCCGCATCGAGTGTATTGCACTAGAGCAGAGCGCGCTAACCGATATGGAAAGCGCACTGTTTGATTGTGTTGTTCACAAGGCACCCGCGGTGGAGCAGGGCTGA
- a CDS encoding DUF3299 domain-containing protein, with product MTQHAIAQQTNGSDGLVARQPNAGPAIVNLEETPLAFIDSRHFAAIALFFLLAALGNVARGEDNYQTIEWTELMPKDDLEAFLNPPDTYNEIEDGSEADEIASQIKAALDAPGDSRYEQALVSTRVVPEFDGKAIRMPGFIVPLEFGANQQQVTKFFLVPYFGACIHVPPPPPNQIVYAEYAKGFKLESLYQPYWLSGTLRTTLIENDMATAAYAIKVDRLEPYTEE from the coding sequence ATGACTCAACACGCCATCGCCCAGCAGACGAATGGAAGCGATGGTTTGGTGGCCCGGCAGCCCAACGCAGGCCCAGCCATTGTCAATCTAGAGGAGACCCCCTTGGCCTTCATTGATTCCCGCCATTTCGCTGCTATTGCGCTGTTTTTCTTACTGGCAGCGCTGGGAAATGTGGCCCGTGGCGAAGACAACTACCAGACCATCGAGTGGACGGAGCTCATGCCCAAAGACGACCTGGAAGCGTTTTTGAACCCGCCCGACACTTACAACGAAATTGAAGATGGCTCTGAGGCAGACGAAATTGCCAGCCAGATCAAGGCTGCACTAGACGCCCCGGGGGACAGCCGCTACGAACAGGCGCTGGTGTCAACGCGAGTCGTCCCTGAGTTTGATGGCAAGGCGATTCGAATGCCGGGCTTTATCGTGCCGCTAGAATTTGGTGCCAATCAGCAGCAGGTCACTAAATTTTTCCTGGTTCCGTATTTCGGTGCCTGCATTCATGTGCCACCGCCGCCGCCCAACCAGATTGTTTACGCAGAGTATGCCAAGGGCTTCAAGCTGGAGTCGCTATACCAGCCCTATTGGCTGTCCGGCACACTGCGCACCACACTGATTGAAAATGATATGGCCACCGCCGCCTACGCGATTAAGGTTGATCGCCTAGAGCCCTATACAGAAGAGTAA
- a CDS encoding ABC transporter ATP-binding protein → MLLRIQDLRFCYPKTTQAVLDIPRWSLDTGERVFLHGPSGTGKSTLLKLLAGLLVPNAGSIAMLGQPLESLRSSQRDRWRARHLGFVFQQFNLIPYLNALDNIRLAAHFGRTRRGGSAIASDAAALLKALGLDDRFQYRAAAELSIGQQQRVAIARAMINQPELLIVDEPTSALDGKNRGAFMALLHEQLDRHNTAVIFVSHDMSLANGFGRVEALDTINQLGRGR, encoded by the coding sequence TTGCTGCTTCGCATTCAAGACCTGCGCTTTTGCTATCCCAAGACGACACAAGCGGTGCTGGATATTCCGCGCTGGTCTTTGGACACGGGGGAGCGCGTCTTTCTCCACGGCCCCTCCGGTACGGGCAAATCCACTTTACTCAAGCTGCTGGCGGGGCTGTTGGTTCCCAATGCCGGCAGTATTGCGATGCTGGGCCAACCGCTGGAATCCTTGCGCAGCAGCCAGCGCGATCGGTGGCGGGCTCGCCATCTCGGCTTTGTTTTTCAGCAATTCAATCTGATCCCGTATTTGAATGCCCTCGACAACATCCGCCTTGCCGCGCACTTTGGCCGTACCCGGCGCGGCGGCAGTGCCATCGCGTCTGACGCGGCGGCCTTGTTGAAGGCTTTGGGTCTGGATGATCGCTTTCAATATCGAGCCGCGGCGGAGTTAAGCATCGGCCAACAGCAGCGAGTTGCCATTGCCCGGGCCATGATTAATCAGCCGGAATTACTGATTGTCGATGAGCCCACATCCGCCCTCGATGGCAAAAACCGTGGTGCGTTTATGGCGCTGCTGCACGAGCAGTTGGACCGGCACAACACGGCGGTGATTTTTGTCAGTCATGACATGAGCTTGGCAAATGGCTTTGGTCGAGTAGAAGCGCTGGACACCATCAACCAGCTCGGGAGGGGGCGCTGA
- a CDS encoding ABC transporter permease, with translation MFVRLALASLRSRMGSVLLTFLAITVSVFVLLGVEQIRHQSKSSFSNTVSGIDLIVGARTGDINLLLYSVFRLGNATNNISWQSYQDFAANPNVAWTIPIALGDSHKGFRVMGTTADYFTHFRFGQNRPLALARGTPFAQLYDVVLGSEVAKSLGYELGDKLVLAHGLGSTSFSLHKDKPFQVVGVLQATGTPVDQTLHVSLEAIEAIHLGWQNGVNVPGAARVGPSEKDLTPETITAFMVGLKSKLAIFRLQRAINTYPDEPLQAILPGVTLTQLWQMMAAMENTLRLIAALVLLASLLGLAAMLLASIKERQGEIAVMRAIGAPPRFIFALIQAEALLITLGSIVVANLLLALGIAVAGNFLAERYSLFIDSHLLTPQLAVQMGGILVSAWIVSVVPGVSAYRRALS, from the coding sequence ATGTTTGTACGTCTGGCCCTGGCCAGTCTGCGCAGTCGCATGGGTTCGGTCCTGCTGACCTTTCTTGCCATCACCGTCAGCGTGTTCGTGCTGCTCGGTGTCGAGCAGATTCGCCATCAGTCCAAGAGTAGTTTCAGTAATACGGTTTCTGGAATTGATCTGATCGTGGGTGCCCGCACTGGCGATATTAATTTATTGCTGTACTCGGTGTTTCGCCTGGGTAATGCCACCAACAATATCAGTTGGCAGAGCTACCAAGACTTCGCAGCTAATCCCAATGTGGCCTGGACGATCCCCATCGCCCTTGGCGACTCCCATAAAGGCTTTCGGGTGATGGGCACAACAGCGGATTACTTCACTCATTTTCGCTTCGGCCAAAACCGGCCGCTTGCCCTGGCGAGGGGCACACCTTTTGCCCAGCTTTATGATGTGGTGCTAGGGAGTGAGGTGGCTAAATCACTGGGCTATGAACTGGGCGATAAGTTGGTGCTAGCGCATGGTCTGGGCAGCACCAGCTTCAGCCTGCACAAGGACAAACCTTTTCAGGTTGTCGGTGTTTTGCAGGCGACCGGCACGCCGGTAGACCAGACCTTGCATGTCAGTTTAGAAGCCATAGAGGCCATCCACTTGGGCTGGCAAAACGGGGTTAACGTGCCGGGTGCGGCCCGTGTCGGGCCCAGTGAGAAAGACCTGACTCCCGAAACCATCACGGCGTTTATGGTGGGCCTTAAGTCCAAGCTGGCGATCTTCCGTTTACAGCGAGCTATCAATACCTACCCCGATGAGCCCCTGCAGGCCATTTTGCCCGGGGTGACCCTGACCCAGCTTTGGCAGATGATGGCAGCCATGGAAAACACCCTGCGGCTGATTGCTGCGCTGGTATTGCTGGCGTCGCTGTTGGGCTTGGCTGCAATGCTGCTGGCGTCGATAAAAGAACGACAGGGCGAGATTGCCGTGATGCGGGCCATCGGCGCACCGCCTCGGTTTATATTTGCGCTGATTCAGGCAGAGGCTTTGCTGATCACGCTGGGTAGTATCGTGGTGGCGAATTTGCTGCTCGCACTGGGTATTGCAGTTGCTGGCAATTTCTTGGCCGAGCGTTACAGCCTGTTTATCGACAGCCATCTACTGACGCCGCAGCTGGCGGTGCAGATGGGCGGGATTTTGGTCAGTGCCTGGATCGTGAGCGTGGTACCGGGAGTTAGCGCCTATCGGCGGGCTTTATCTTAA
- a CDS encoding TIGR03643 family protein, with protein MRKSSEDVSRLIEMAWEDRTPFEAIEHNFGMSEAETITFMRRHMKGSAFRLWRQRVTGRKTKHLKLRSPDVSRGYCPTQYKSR; from the coding sequence ATGCGTAAATCATCAGAGGATGTGTCGCGGCTTATTGAGATGGCCTGGGAAGACCGAACGCCATTTGAAGCCATCGAACATAATTTTGGTATGTCGGAGGCGGAGACGATTACGTTCATGCGCCGTCACATGAAGGGCAGTGCCTTTCGGCTGTGGCGACAGCGCGTTACTGGGCGCAAAACCAAGCATCTGAAATTGCGCAGCCCCGACGTGAGTCGAGGCTATTGTCCCACGCAGTATAAGAGCCGGTGA
- a CDS encoding DUF3081 family protein, with product MTNESPFKAADLLRAFQWIFDNGKAVDGIDGRTFGPLSASMGFDGYTITLENAHAAVTVNFHNTLVFSTEDKAALKSLQQDLAAIKDELSSR from the coding sequence ATGACTAACGAATCGCCATTTAAAGCGGCCGACCTACTTCGCGCCTTTCAATGGATTTTTGACAATGGCAAAGCCGTGGACGGCATCGACGGCAGGACCTTCGGACCACTCAGCGCCTCTATGGGCTTCGACGGCTACACCATCACATTGGAGAACGCCCACGCTGCCGTCACGGTTAATTTTCATAACACGCTCGTTTTTTCTACCGAAGACAAAGCCGCCCTGAAATCTCTACAGCAGGACCTCGCCGCAATAAAGGATGAGCTATCGTCGCGTTGA
- a CDS encoding thiol-disulfide oxidoreductase DCC family protein translates to MLEKAKGAQLTLVDLHKADNLPPGLSLPDMLKSLHLIKPNGDVVKGLEANIIAWEHTRLRLLVGILRWPVISTVAHWVYNRWAIRRYEQRYHQRSANQ, encoded by the coding sequence GTGCTGGAAAAAGCCAAAGGCGCGCAACTGACGCTTGTCGACCTGCACAAGGCAGACAACCTTCCTCCTGGGCTATCCTTACCGGACATGCTCAAATCCTTACATCTGATCAAGCCAAATGGCGACGTTGTAAAAGGCCTTGAAGCCAACATCATCGCATGGGAGCACACAAGGCTCCGTCTGCTAGTGGGTATTCTGCGATGGCCTGTCATCTCCACTGTCGCCCATTGGGTTTACAATAGATGGGCCATTCGAAGATATGAACAGCGGTACCACCAACGCAGCGCAAATCAATAG
- the folE gene encoding GTP cyclohydrolase I FolE produces MASNAEKYHVPPSKISEEALAVRNALISAGLETPLIENHLSHQQKYDQIKENFAGIMTALGLDLSDDSLCETPHRIAKMYLDEIFGGLDYEQFPKITSIENKMQLDEMVMIKDISLTSTCEHHFVTIDGVARVAYIPEDRIIGLSKINRLVHFFAQRPQVQERLARQILVALQTLLNTENVALSINATHYCVKARGVKDANSNTQTTALGGVFKSDIRTRTEFFS; encoded by the coding sequence ATGGCGTCTAACGCAGAAAAATATCACGTGCCCCCCTCTAAGATTTCAGAGGAAGCCCTGGCCGTCAGAAACGCGCTTATCTCGGCCGGTTTGGAGACGCCGCTCATTGAAAACCACCTTAGCCATCAGCAAAAGTACGACCAAATCAAAGAAAACTTCGCTGGGATCATGACGGCACTCGGCCTCGATCTGAGCGACGACAGCCTGTGCGAAACGCCCCACAGAATCGCGAAAATGTACCTCGACGAAATTTTTGGCGGGCTGGATTACGAGCAGTTTCCCAAAATCACCAGCATTGAAAACAAAATGCAGCTTGATGAGATGGTCATGATTAAAGACATCAGCCTGACCAGTACCTGTGAGCACCATTTCGTCACTATTGATGGCGTCGCGCGAGTTGCTTACATTCCCGAGGATCGCATTATCGGGCTGAGCAAAATTAATCGCCTGGTGCACTTCTTTGCTCAACGGCCGCAAGTGCAAGAGCGCCTCGCCCGCCAGATTCTGGTCGCATTGCAGACGCTGCTCAACACAGAGAACGTTGCCTTGAGTATTAATGCGACGCACTACTGCGTGAAAGCCAGAGGCGTGAAGGACGCGAATTCAAACACCCAAACCACCGCCCTCGGCGGGGTTTTCAAGTCAGATATTCGCACTCGTACTGAATTCTTTTCCTAG
- a CDS encoding HTH-like domain-containing protein, which translates to MTENDIYQSIKQVLAAAPRNQYTVEMHLQMLKYADALKTVTSKEFCEGVGLKPSFGTEFSKMRNLTQRLKAAGLDTTLL; encoded by the coding sequence ATGACTGAAAACGACATCTACCAGAGTATCAAACAGGTGCTAGCGGCGGCGCCGCGGAATCAATACACCGTGGAAATGCATTTGCAAATGCTGAAATACGCCGATGCCTTGAAAACGGTCACCTCCAAAGAGTTTTGCGAAGGCGTAGGTTTAAAACCCAGCTTTGGCACGGAATTCAGCAAAATGCGTAATCTCACTCAGCGTTTAAAAGCGGCAGGGCTCGACACCACTCTGCTGTAG